A stretch of DNA from Hoeflea ulvae:
CGGTTGCAGGGCTGCGGCCGCCGGTGATGGGGATGATGCCGAGCTTGCCCCATTCCTGCCATTTGACATTGAAGAATGCCAAGGTGCCTTCAGCAATGCCCGACTGCAGCTTGAACTCGACCGACTGCGGAATTTCCGTTGTCGCCGCGATCGGCAGTGTAGCGGTGCCCGGGATGAGCGGGCCGAAGCCGGTGTTGTTCTGGATACCGGTCAGGTCGTATTCATAGGCCGAGCTGTAGACCAGCGAGGCGCGGAACGCGATTTCCGGGATTTCGTAAGCTGCGCCGATGCGCCATCCCCAGGCTTCGCCGCCAATGTCGAACGTGCCCAAGCCGCTTGTGTTGCTCACGCCACCGACGCTGGTGATGCCCAGATTTGCAAAGTCCTGAAAGCTCTGACGTGCAAGGAAGCCATCCAGTTCCTGGTAGGACACGCCGCCGATCAACCGGATCTGACCCTTGCCCAGCGATGTATCGCCGGCCGCAAACTTGTAGGAGCAGGTCAGGCCGTAATCGTCGGTGTCGAGGGTGAATTTCACGGCTGTCGCCGAATAGGCATTGTTCGTGCCGTATCCGGTGTCGGCGCCGTAGCCCTGGCTGAATGTCGCAAGGCAGTCCACGCCATCGACGAGGGTCATCTTTGCGCCAAGCCGCGGAACGGCAAAATCGGAGTCCACATCGATCGAGGCGGACGAGGCAGGCTGCACACCAGGTGCGAACGGCGATGCGGAGTTGGTGCCGCGAACGACATTTTCGATCTTCCGCTCCGGGATGACATAGGTCACAGCCGCTTCGGTGGCGATCCGCGAGTCATCATACAGAAGGTCGGTGTTGACGCCGCCGCGATCAAATCCGCCTGCGAGCGCAACCGAAGACGTTGCGACGCCTGCAGCCAAAACTGAGATGACGGATTTTACAGTGTTGCGAATCATGAATCCCCTCCAGGATGTAAAGCTTACGATTGCCCGGATTAGGTAATGTATTCGCGTCGTTTGTAAACAGTGGCAGGAACTGCGGCCGATGAGCGTCACGATCCGATTTGGTCAAAATTCGCCAGAATCGGAGATTTTCCTCACAAATTCGGCGCTCTTGGCCGCCTCAAGGGGCATTGAAGCGGCAAAACCCGCCCAATTTTCGCCCGCGCCTCGGTTTTGTTGCATTTCGGTCACATTTGCCGTGATTTTACGCGTTCTGCCGCGCAGCTGAGCAGGCGTGGACCGGCTTTGCCGGAAAACGCCGCCCGACGCGTCAGCCGGACTGGCTGACGCGTTCGATGGCCTGCACCATCTTTTCCTTTTGATCGAGAAGGCCGGTCAGTTTCTCGCGTTCGGCCAGAACGACTTCCGGCTTTGCATTGGCAACAAACTTCTCGTTGCCGAGCTTGCGCTCGATCTTGTCGATGTCGTCACCGAGCTTGGACAAGGCCTTTTCGAGGCGTGCCTTTTCCGCCGTCAAATCGATCAGCTCGCCAAGCGGCAGGCAGGCAGTCGCCTCACCCACGACGATCTGCGCCGATCCGCCCGGCACCGCGTTTTCGAGCACGATATCGGTCACCCGGGCCAGTTGCCGGATCGCCGGCTCGTGGCGAACCAGCCGCTCGCCGGTCGTCGCGCTGGTTCCGACCATCACCAATTGCGACTTGGCAGATGGCGGCACGTTCATTTCCGCGCGAACCGAGCGCAAGCCGGAAACCAGTTCGATCAGCCAGTTGATTTCGCCGGCGGCTTCGGTGTCCTCGAACACAGGCTCCGGCCAGGACGCATGGCACGCCAGTCCGGCGTCAGCCCCTGCCAGGTGCTCCCAGAGCTCTTCGGTCATGAACGGCATGAACGGATGCAGCAGCTTGACCGCCTCGCTCAGCACATGTGCCGCACAGGCACGCGCCTCGACCTTGGCGGCCTCGTCCTCACCGTTGAACACCGGCTTGAGCAGTTCCAGGTACCAGTCGCAGACCTGGTTCCAGACAAAGCGGTACAGCGCGCTTGACGCCTCGTTGAACTTGTAGGCCTCGATCGCGGCCTTGACCTCGTTCGAGGTCCGGGTCAGTTCGGTCAGGATCCAGCGGTTGATCGTCAGCTTGGCGCCGGCCGGATCGAAACCGGGATCGAGCACCGCACCGTTCATGTCGGCAAAGCGCGTGGCGTTCCACAGCTTGGTGCCAAAATTGCGGTAGCCGGCAATGCGCGAAGGGTCGAGCTTCACGTCCCTGCCCTGGGCTGCCATGATCGCAAGCGTGAAGCGCAGCGCATCTGCGCCATATTCGTCGATCAGGTCCAGCGGATCGATCACATTGCCCTTCGACTTGGACATCTTGGCGCCATGCATGTCGCGCACCAGCGCGTGCACATAGACCGTGTGGAACGGCTCTTCCTTCATGAAGTGCAGGCCCATCATCATCATCCGGGCGACCCAGAAGAAGATGATGTCGAAACCGGTGACCAGCACGTCGGTCTGGTAGTATTTGTCGAGTTCGGGTGTCTTGTCGGGCCAGCCGAGCGTCGAGAACGGCCACAGCGCCGAAGAAAACCAGGTGTCGAGCACATCCTCGTCGCGTTCGAGGATCTCGCCGGGCTTGAAGTTCTCGAGCTTCTCCTCGACCCAGGCCTTCCATGGTCCTTCATGGGCAAGATAATGCTGGATTGCCGCTTCAAGCGCGGTTTCCTCGTCCTTTTCGACAAACACCTGGCCATCGGGACCGTACCAGGCCGGGATCTGGTGTCCCCACCACAATTGCCGCGAGATGCACCAAGGCTGGATGTTTTCCATCCAGTCAAAATAGGTCTTTTCCCAGTTCTTCGGGACGAAATTGGTCCGCCCTTCGCGCACGCTCTCGATCGCCGGCTTGGCCATCTCGGAAGCATTGACATACCACTGGTCGGTCAGGAACGGTTCGATCGGCACGCCGCCGCGGTCGCCATGCGGCACCTGGTGGGTATGCGGCTCGATATGGTCGAGCAGCCCGATCTCATCCATTTTCGCGACAATTTCCTTGCGCGCGGCAAAGCGGTCCATGCCATCGATTTCCTCGATGACCTCGATCAGCTTGCCTTCGACCTTGAGGCCGTCGAGGAAATCCTCATTGTCCTTCAGCGTCACCCGCGCGTCGGTGGTCAGAATATTGATTGCCTTGAGATGATGCCGTCGGCCGACTTCAAAATCGTTGAAATCATGCGCTGGCGTAATCTTGACAGCGCCCGAACCGGCCGTTTCATCGGCATAGTCATCACCGACGATTTTGATACGGCGGCCGACCAGCGGAAGGATCGCGTCCTTGCCTATCAGGTCTTTGTAGCGGGCATCCTCGGGATTGACCGCGATGGCCGTGTCGCCGAGCATGGTTTCGGGCCGCGTGGTGGCGACGATGATGTAATCGCGGGTTTCATAGCTGTAGGCCTCTGTATCCTCGTCAAAGGACACCGGAAACTCATAGGTGGCACCATCGGCCAGCGGATAGCGGAAATGCCACAGATTGCCCTGGATCTCGATCTGCTCGACTTCCAGGTCCGAAATGGCCGTCAGCAGCTTCGGGTCCCAGTTGACCAGCCGCTTGTCCTTGTAGATCAGACCTTCCTTGTAGAGGCTGACAAAGACCTCCAGCACGGCGCGCGACAGCCCCTCGTCCATGGTGAAGCGTTCGCGCGACCAGTCGCACGATGCACCGAGCCGCTTGAGCTGGTTGAAAATGATTCCGCCGGATTCATCCTTCCAGTTCCAGATCCGCTCGACAAAGGCCTCGCGGCCGATCTCATGCCGGTTGGGCTCCTGGCGCTCGGCCAGTTGCCGCTCGACCACCATCTGGGTGGCGATGCCGGCATGGTCCATGCCCGGCTGCCACAACACATCGCGGCCGCGCATGCGCTGAAACCGCACCATGATGTCCTGGAGCGTGTTGTTGAGCGCGTGCCCCATATGCAGCGAGCCGGTCACGTTCGGCGGCGGAATCACGATGCAGAACGGTTCCGCGCCGGGCTTGGCGCCGGCGCCGGCTGCAAATGCATTTGCATCCGCCCAGCGTGTCGCGATTTTGGGTTCTATGGCGGCGGCGTCATAGGTTTTTTCGAGCATAATCGGGGAACCGTTTGCATCTGAAGGGACTGGTCAGTGATAAACCGGAACGGGGGTGTGAAGTCAACTGAACCGCACTGCGGCCTGACGTCATCCTGACCGCGATATCGCGTGCAGCCCGACAGCTTCGCCCCCCGGCTCAGCCAGCAAGGCGGGATCGGACGCCGCTGTCGCCGCGCCACAGGCCCCGCGGGGCCGAGGCTTTTAAAAGTTGATTGTCAGGAACAGCCTGGCGTCAGCGGTTTCCGCGCGACACCC
This window harbors:
- a CDS encoding outer membrane protein transport protein gives rise to the protein MIRNTVKSVISVLAAGVATSSVALAGGFDRGGVNTDLLYDDSRIATEAAVTYVIPERKIENVVRGTNSASPFAPGVQPASSASIDVDSDFAVPRLGAKMTLVDGVDCLATFSQGYGADTGYGTNNAYSATAVKFTLDTDDYGLTCSYKFAAGDTSLGKGQIRLIGGVSYQELDGFLARQSFQDFANLGITSVGGVSNTSGLGTFDIGGEAWGWRIGAAYEIPEIAFRASLVYSSAYEYDLTGIQNNTGFGPLIPGTATLPIAATTEIPQSVEFKLQSGIAEGTLAFFNVKWQEWGKLGIIPITGGRSPATGAPTNLSFDPLYRDGWTVTGGVGRKFTDQVSGLVAISWDRGTSTTSGSQTDTWTVSGGVAYNPTEMVELRVGGALGVMTSGTSLPTGGDSANNLTYSFGNDLVGAVSASAKIKF
- a CDS encoding valine--tRNA ligase; amino-acid sequence: MLEKTYDAAAIEPKIATRWADANAFAAGAGAKPGAEPFCIVIPPPNVTGSLHMGHALNNTLQDIMVRFQRMRGRDVLWQPGMDHAGIATQMVVERQLAERQEPNRHEIGREAFVERIWNWKDESGGIIFNQLKRLGASCDWSRERFTMDEGLSRAVLEVFVSLYKEGLIYKDKRLVNWDPKLLTAISDLEVEQIEIQGNLWHFRYPLADGATYEFPVSFDEDTEAYSYETRDYIIVATTRPETMLGDTAIAVNPEDARYKDLIGKDAILPLVGRRIKIVGDDYADETAGSGAVKITPAHDFNDFEVGRRHHLKAINILTTDARVTLKDNEDFLDGLKVEGKLIEVIEEIDGMDRFAARKEIVAKMDEIGLLDHIEPHTHQVPHGDRGGVPIEPFLTDQWYVNASEMAKPAIESVREGRTNFVPKNWEKTYFDWMENIQPWCISRQLWWGHQIPAWYGPDGQVFVEKDEETALEAAIQHYLAHEGPWKAWVEEKLENFKPGEILERDEDVLDTWFSSALWPFSTLGWPDKTPELDKYYQTDVLVTGFDIIFFWVARMMMMGLHFMKEEPFHTVYVHALVRDMHGAKMSKSKGNVIDPLDLIDEYGADALRFTLAIMAAQGRDVKLDPSRIAGYRNFGTKLWNATRFADMNGAVLDPGFDPAGAKLTINRWILTELTRTSNEVKAAIEAYKFNEASSALYRFVWNQVCDWYLELLKPVFNGEDEAAKVEARACAAHVLSEAVKLLHPFMPFMTEELWEHLAGADAGLACHASWPEPVFEDTEAAGEINWLIELVSGLRSVRAEMNVPPSAKSQLVMVGTSATTGERLVRHEPAIRQLARVTDIVLENAVPGGSAQIVVGEATACLPLGELIDLTAEKARLEKALSKLGDDIDKIERKLGNEKFVANAKPEVVLAEREKLTGLLDQKEKMVQAIERVSQSG